A DNA window from Gallaecimonas pentaromativorans contains the following coding sequences:
- the tatB gene encoding Sec-independent protein translocase protein TatB, whose product MFDIGFWELVLVGIIALVVLGPERLPSAARTLGRWVRTVKGMANQVRSELERELEAHELNESMKKAEQMGKDLPKELADTVDDMKRSAKEMQRPYQDAPEAKDAKDPKDP is encoded by the coding sequence ATGTTCGACATTGGCTTCTGGGAGCTGGTTCTGGTTGGCATCATCGCCCTGGTGGTGCTGGGGCCAGAACGCCTGCCCAGCGCGGCCCGCACCCTGGGGCGCTGGGTTCGCACCGTCAAGGGCATGGCTAACCAAGTGCGTAGCGAACTGGAGCGCGAGCTGGAAGCCCACGAGCTCAACGAGAGCATGAAAAAAGCCGAGCAGATGGGCAAGGACTTGCCCAAAGAGCTGGCCGACACCGTCGATGACATGAAACGCAGCGCCAAGGAAATGCAAAGGCCTTATCAGGATGCCCCCGAGGCCAAAGACGCCAAGGATCCCAAGGACCCATGA
- the tatC gene encoding twin-arginine translocase subunit TatC, producing MSDMPLLAHLLELRTRILRALIAVGLALVVMAYFAKDLYHHLALPLISKLPAGSSMIATDVASPFFAPFKLAMVLSFFVAMPAVLYQIWAFVAPGLYKHERRLVAPLLAMSSLLFYAGIAFAYYVVFPVIFAFFTSVAPEGVTIATDISSYLDFVLKLFFAFGVAFEIPIAVVLLCYTGATDVQSLAKKRPYIIVTAFTLGMLLTPPDVISQTLLAVPMWLLFESGLVMAKLVKRRRAPDEEEDSE from the coding sequence ATGAGTGATATGCCGTTACTTGCGCACCTTCTGGAGCTGCGCACCCGTATCCTGCGCGCCCTGATCGCAGTGGGTCTGGCACTGGTGGTGATGGCCTACTTTGCCAAAGACCTTTATCACCACCTGGCCTTGCCATTGATCAGCAAGCTGCCCGCCGGCAGCTCGATGATCGCCACCGACGTGGCCTCCCCCTTCTTTGCGCCGTTCAAACTGGCTATGGTGCTGTCGTTTTTTGTGGCCATGCCAGCGGTGCTTTACCAAATCTGGGCCTTTGTGGCGCCGGGGCTTTATAAGCATGAACGGCGGTTGGTAGCGCCCTTGCTGGCGATGAGCAGCCTGCTGTTTTACGCCGGCATTGCCTTTGCCTACTACGTTGTTTTCCCGGTTATTTTTGCCTTTTTCACCTCGGTTGCCCCAGAAGGGGTGACCATCGCCACCGATATCTCCAGTTATTTGGACTTCGTTCTGAAACTGTTTTTTGCATTCGGTGTGGCCTTTGAGATACCCATCGCCGTGGTGCTGCTCTGTTACACTGGCGCGACCGACGTACAGAGCCTCGCCAAAAAGCGCCCTTATATCATCGTAACGGCCTTTACCCTGGGGATGCTGCTTACGCCACCGGATGTGATTTCCCAAACCCTGCTGGCCGTGCCCATGTGGCTGCTGTTCGAGTCCGGGCT